Genomic DNA from Paracoccus sp. MBLB3053:
TGCAGTTCAGCGCGACGATGCCGCCAAAGGCCGAGGTGCGGTCGCAGTCATAGGCGCGACGATAGGCCTCGACGGCGGTCGCGCCACGGGCGACGCCGCAGGGATTGGCGTGCTTGATGATCGCGACGGCCGGGCCTTCGGCCGGGTCGAATTCCGCGACCAGTTCGAAAGCGGCGTCGGTGTCGTTGATATTGTTGTAGGAAAGCTCCTTGCCCTGCCATTGCTTGGCGGTGGCAACGCCCGGACGCTCCGAGCCATCCTTGTAGAAGGCGGCGGACTGGTGCGGGTTCTCGCCATAGCGCAGGCCCTGCGCCAGCTCGCCCGAGAAGCTGCGGCGGCGCGGGTTTTCCTCGCCGATGGCCTGGGCCATCCAGGCCGAGACCGCCGCGTCATAGGCCGCGGTGCGGGCATAGGCGATCTGCGCCTGGCGCTGGCGGAAGGCATAGCGGGTGGTGCCATCATTGGCATCGAGTTCGGCCAGCACGGCGGCATAGTCCTGGACATCGACGACGACGGTGACGAAGGCGTGGTTCTTGGACGCGGCGCGGATCATTGCCGGGCCGCCGATATCGATATTCTCGATGCAATCGTCGTAATCGGCACCCTTCGCGACGGTCTCTTCGAAGGGGTAAAGGTTCACGACCAAGAGGTCGATCATGCCGATGCCATGCGCATCGGCTGCGGCCATGTGTTCGGCGTTGTCGCGCAGCGCCAGCAGACCGCCATGCACGACCGGATGCAGCGTCTTCACCCGGCCGTCCATCATTTCGGGAAAGCCGGTGACGTGCGCCACGTCGACCACCGACAGGCCGGCTTCGCGCAGCGCCTTGGCGGTACCGCCGGTCGAAAGCAGTTCGACGCCGCGCGAGGCAAGCGCGCGGGCAAAGTCGATCAGGCCGGTCTTGTCGGAAACGGAAATCAGCGCGCGCTTCAGCGGAATGCGGTCGGTCATCGGTCGGGGCCCCGTAATGGATCGCGGATTTTGACCGTCACCTAGCGCCGGAACGCGCCAAGGTCCAGCCGATCTGGATCGCGCGGCCGTGTAAACGTGCCGAAAGCACGATCTGGCGCGCCGGGCGGGGGTCGGCCAGACTGCGGTCGAGCAGGCAGCTCGCCTCAAGCCGGACCTTCCCGACACCGTCATGGCTGAACAGCCAATGCTCGCCTCCGAGCAGGTTCAGGTGGATCTCCTCGCCCTGCTGGCGCAGCTCGATATCCGGGTGAACATGGAAGCGGATGTCGAAGGCGAGACCCTCTTCGGTCCTGCCATGCTCAAGCTTGGCCTGTGCCGTCGCATCAAGCGCGGCAAGCGAATCCTCGCCCTGCAGGCTGCCACCATCGGGCGCGAGCCAAAGCTCGCGCAGGCAAGTCAGGCCATGGCTGTCGAGCCAGCCGTCGTGACCAGAAAGCAGATGCGCGGGTTCGGGGGAATGCGCAGGACCGCAATCCGGTGCGGTCAGGTTACCAAGGGAATCGCAGTCTCCCGCCCAGACCAGCGACGGGCGCTCGGTCAGGATGTCCGGCTCCCCCTCCTGGCGGTTTGGGTTCAACCGCGAAGACGACAGCCCTTCGAGACATAGCGCCGAATGGCAGGGGGTCGCACGGCTCGCCTTCGACCAGAGCGCTCCGAAACCGTCGCCGGGCCCGCAATTCACGATCAATGGCTGGCGCGCCACGGTCAGTTCGAAGGCGAGGGTCGAGGCATGCGCGCGCACGGCAGCCGGGCCGCCGGGGGGCGAGGCGGCGTCAAGGATCAGGGTGGTTCGCCCCCGCGCCATCCGGGCAAACCCCATCGCCAATCCATGCGCCGGCAGGGCCGGCCCCTCGGCTGCACGCAGGCAGCGATCCAGCCGCCCGGCGGCGCCCCTGCCCCCGCCGTGAAAACGCGGCAAGCTGCCGTCGGCATGGCGCAGGGCGCGCAGGATCGGCGCGATCTCGGCTATGATTGCGCGAAGTTCTGGGGGCGATTCGATCCCGGCTTCATCGGCGACTTCCTGTGCC
This window encodes:
- a CDS encoding heparinase II/III family protein, which encodes MNDTPSPRGFLRRPEPKAIGHSGRGEQIVGGKLHLGGITLTGEFFENEMPASVAAELQGFGWLDDLAAVGSPKARSVAQHHVLTWLRRHRVPHADAPEWAPAIAGRRLLHWIFHAGMILPGLDRDGAEPFFRSLDQHLTHLRATWYECPDGLPRLEALAGLAVGAMSLRDRQTVAAPALIALAEEADAMGVETLSESRAPETLLEAMALLVWAQEVADEAGIESPPELRAIIAEIAPILRALRHADGSLPRFHGGGRGAAGRLDRCLRAAEGPALPAHGLAMGFARMARGRTTLILDAASPPGGPAAVRAHASTLAFELTVARQPLIVNCGPGDGFGALWSKASRATPCHSALCLEGLSSSRLNPNRQEGEPDILTERPSLVWAGDCDSLGNLTAPDCGPAHSPEPAHLLSGHDGWLDSHGLTCLRELWLAPDGGSLQGEDSLAALDATAQAKLEHGRTEEGLAFDIRFHVHPDIELRQQGEEIHLNLLGGEHWLFSHDGVGKVRLEASCLLDRSLADPRPARQIVLSARLHGRAIQIGWTLARSGAR
- the purH gene encoding bifunctional phosphoribosylaminoimidazolecarboxamide formyltransferase/IMP cyclohydrolase encodes the protein MTDRIPLKRALISVSDKTGLIDFARALASRGVELLSTGGTAKALREAGLSVVDVAHVTGFPEMMDGRVKTLHPVVHGGLLALRDNAEHMAAADAHGIGMIDLLVVNLYPFEETVAKGADYDDCIENIDIGGPAMIRAASKNHAFVTVVVDVQDYAAVLAELDANDGTTRYAFRQRQAQIAYARTAAYDAAVSAWMAQAIGEENPRRRSFSGELAQGLRYGENPHQSAAFYKDGSERPGVATAKQWQGKELSYNNINDTDAAFELVAEFDPAEGPAVAIIKHANPCGVARGATAVEAYRRAYDCDRTSAFGGIVALNCTLDADTARAITEIFTEVVIAPDATDEAREIFAAKKNLRLLTTGGLPDAAAAGTSFRQVAGGFLVQGRDNGRVKREDLKVVTQRQPSAEELDDLLFAWTVAKHVKSNAIVYVKDGATVGVGAGQMSRVDSTRIGKRKSEDMAEALGRTEALTTGSAVSSDAFFPFADGIEALAEAGAKAVIQPGGSMRDAEVIEAADRLGLAMVFTGQRHFRH